In Gemmatimonadota bacterium, a single genomic region encodes these proteins:
- a CDS encoding LysR family transcriptional regulator, translated as MSVTNRNVNLNLLKVFDAVMRERNITRAAERLCVSQPAISNALGSLRALYGDELFIRTPKGVAPTAKALEIADPIRDSLKLVDSTLESDFEFRPESLHREFTVALTDYGELHFLPYLISELNVTAPGVEVTCLPEPGATLMPEMRSGTVDLVWDWVRIDDPQFHVELVFEDRSYCVARTGHPKVNGGLSVDDFLELEYVALRPTRTHIPMIERELEKQGLERKVVTEVSHLLAMPGIVANTDLVACLPERLAKIYARQMGLAICPNPVFSHPVPVYQMWHKHLDDDAGHAWLRGLLQQLAHSV; from the coding sequence ATGTCAGTCACTAACCGCAATGTAAACCTTAACCTGCTCAAGGTGTTTGACGCGGTGATGAGAGAGCGCAACATCACCCGGGCAGCGGAGAGATTGTGCGTATCGCAGCCGGCAATAAGCAATGCCCTCGGCAGTTTGCGCGCGCTGTACGGCGATGAACTGTTCATACGCACGCCCAAGGGCGTCGCGCCCACGGCAAAAGCCCTGGAGATTGCCGATCCCATCCGGGACTCCCTGAAACTGGTTGACAGTACGCTGGAAAGCGATTTCGAGTTTCGTCCCGAGTCCCTGCATCGCGAGTTTACCGTGGCATTGACCGACTACGGCGAACTGCACTTCCTGCCCTACCTGATCAGTGAATTGAACGTCACCGCGCCGGGCGTGGAAGTCACCTGCCTGCCCGAACCCGGCGCAACACTGATGCCCGAGATGAGATCCGGAACGGTCGACCTGGTCTGGGACTGGGTCAGGATCGACGATCCCCAGTTCCATGTGGAACTGGTCTTCGAGGACCGGAGTTACTGCGTGGCCCGTACCGGCCACCCGAAAGTGAACGGCGGCTTGTCCGTGGACGACTTCCTGGAACTGGAATACGTGGCCCTGCGACCCACGCGTACACATATCCCCATGATCGAACGGGAACTCGAAAAACAGGGACTGGAGCGCAAGGTGGTCACCGAGGTGTCGCACCTGCTGGCGATGCCCGGCATAGTCGCCAACACCGACCTGGTAGCCTGCCTGCCTGAACGGCTGGCAAAAATCTACGCCAGGCAAATGGGGCTTGCGATCTGCCCCAACCCGGTGTTCTCGCACCCGGTCCCGGTGTACCAGATGTGGCACAAGCACCTGGACGACGATGCCGGCCACGCCTGGTTGCGCGGCCTGCTCCAGCAGCTTGCGCATAGCGTCTGA
- a CDS encoding ATP-dependent acyl-CoA ligase has protein sequence MSIQQARTFPYTSRTLPGILKRQAARYGDKPLIASPARPIAYAEAPDIAACCAGRLAAAGVKAGDRIVAYLSNSMEFIELWFGAAWLGAVLTPVNTAFRGAQLRHALALVDPVLIVTEREQLAYLAAPEIMPASGARVWVTDCAGGAEPDHGLEAGPVPAFGAPVAAHEAQPGDTAAILFTSGTSGPSKGVICPHAQFFWWGVLTGEALEITPDDVLFTALPLFHTNALNTIWQALLAGATYAFERRFSASRFWSQARQAGATVTYLLGAMVHILLKQAPGPADRAHRVRICLSPATSRELVEQFRRRFGIRSVDGYGSTETNLVMSNALNGYAPGTMGRAHPGFEVRIVDENDCEVPAGAPGELLVRHTEPHSMAGGYFGNPEATADAWRNQWFHTGDRVMRDEQGIYHYLDRIKDAIRRRGENISSWEVEQALLSHPDVENAAAIGVPAEVGEEDVMAFIVPRRGCRPQPDAVTRFLEDRLARFAIPRYLEFVDELPMTENGKVKKYMLREWGVGAKTWDRDRWTGSE, from the coding sequence TTGAGCATTCAACAGGCCAGAACATTCCCCTACACCAGCCGGACGCTGCCCGGGATCCTCAAGCGCCAGGCGGCGCGTTACGGGGACAAGCCTTTGATAGCCTCGCCGGCCCGTCCAATCGCCTATGCCGAAGCGCCGGATATCGCCGCGTGCTGCGCGGGAAGGCTCGCGGCTGCCGGCGTGAAGGCCGGGGACCGCATCGTCGCGTACCTGTCGAACAGCATGGAATTTATCGAGCTCTGGTTCGGCGCGGCCTGGCTGGGCGCCGTGCTCACGCCCGTCAATACCGCGTTCCGCGGCGCGCAGCTACGCCACGCCCTGGCCCTGGTTGACCCCGTGCTCATCGTCACCGAACGCGAACAGCTTGCGTACCTGGCCGCCCCGGAGATTATGCCGGCATCCGGCGCACGGGTCTGGGTTACCGACTGCGCGGGCGGCGCGGAGCCGGATCACGGCCTGGAGGCCGGTCCCGTACCGGCGTTCGGGGCGCCCGTTGCCGCCCATGAGGCGCAGCCGGGGGACACGGCAGCCATCCTGTTCACTTCCGGCACCAGCGGACCGTCCAAGGGCGTGATCTGCCCCCATGCCCAGTTCTTCTGGTGGGGCGTGCTGACCGGCGAGGCCCTGGAGATCACGCCGGACGACGTGCTGTTCACCGCCCTGCCGCTGTTTCATACCAATGCCCTGAATACCATCTGGCAGGCCTTGCTGGCCGGCGCCACCTATGCGTTCGAACGGAGGTTCTCCGCGTCGCGGTTCTGGTCCCAGGCAAGGCAGGCCGGCGCAACCGTCACCTACCTGCTGGGGGCGATGGTGCACATCCTGCTCAAACAAGCGCCGGGACCAGCCGACCGGGCGCACCGGGTACGCATCTGCCTGTCGCCGGCAACATCAAGGGAACTCGTGGAGCAGTTCCGCCGGCGCTTCGGCATTCGGTCTGTCGACGGCTACGGATCCACGGAGACCAACCTGGTCATGTCGAACGCGCTGAACGGCTACGCGCCGGGGACCATGGGCCGCGCCCACCCCGGTTTCGAGGTGCGGATAGTCGATGAAAACGACTGCGAAGTCCCCGCCGGCGCGCCCGGAGAACTGCTGGTGCGCCACACCGAACCGCACAGCATGGCCGGCGGGTATTTCGGCAATCCCGAGGCGACCGCGGACGCCTGGCGCAACCAGTGGTTCCATACCGGCGACCGGGTGATGCGCGACGAACAGGGGATCTACCACTATCTCGACCGCATCAAGGACGCCATCAGGCGGCGCGGCGAAAATATATCGTCCTGGGAGGTGGAACAGGCGCTGCTGTCCCACCCGGACGTGGAGAACGCCGCCGCCATCGGTGTCCCCGCCGAGGTGGGTGAAGAAGACGTCATGGCGTTCATCGTCCCGCGCCGCGGCTGCAGGCCGCAGCCGGACGCCGTGACCCGGTTCCTTGAAGACCGGCTGGCACGGTTCGCCATCCCGCGCTACCTGGAATTCGTGGACGAACTGCCGATGACGGAGAACGGAAAAGTAAAAAAGTATATGCTAAGGGAATGGGGAGTAGGGGCTAAGACATGGGATCGCGATCGATGGACGGGGTCAGAGTAA
- a CDS encoding IacB protein — MIRVLVCAGVQPAFFEATADERRYVFDKCREVFGSWKERYGIEVLSSMDDDQIQIGPTFGYPWTFYVMCDAPSHEVMIDVVDQLRRGDKPLFKYIKVDVRMGRPLSDLGLP; from the coding sequence ATGATACGAGTTCTGGTTTGCGCCGGGGTACAGCCGGCATTTTTCGAGGCTACGGCCGACGAGCGCAGGTACGTGTTCGACAAGTGCCGGGAAGTGTTCGGCAGCTGGAAGGAGCGCTACGGCATAGAAGTGCTCTCATCAATGGACGACGATCAAATCCAGATAGGACCGACATTCGGCTATCCGTGGACGTTTTACGTGATGTGCGACGCCCCCAGCCATGAAGTCATGATAGACGTCGTCGATCAACTGCGGCGCGGAGACAAGCCGCTGTTCAAATATATCAAGGTGGACGTGCGCATGGGCCGCCCCCTGTCCGACCTGGGGTTGCCGTAA
- a CDS encoding SDR family NAD(P)-dependent oxidoreductase yields MADLAGRVALVTGAARGLGLHVAAELARAGMKIAGLDTRKEELEAALEDLQNRYGVATLPLPASVASEQDVISAVDQTVVTFGRIHALVNNAGIRMVAPVWETDTETWDGMMAVNLRGEFLCTREVLRQSMLEHDEGRLIFISSIAGRRGAPHSCAYSATKWGILGLAHSTAQDLKDTSIRVTAITPGRIETPMAHESEQWDPERGWLGPDAVARAVAFCLSQDPDTIIPEFHLHHQAEL; encoded by the coding sequence ATGGCCGACCTAGCAGGACGCGTCGCCCTGGTTACCGGCGCCGCACGGGGTCTCGGCCTGCACGTCGCCGCGGAACTTGCGCGCGCGGGAATGAAGATCGCAGGCCTTGATACCCGCAAGGAAGAACTGGAAGCGGCCCTTGAAGACCTGCAAAACCGCTACGGCGTAGCGACCCTGCCGCTGCCCGCAAGCGTCGCCTCCGAGCAGGACGTCATCAGCGCCGTGGATCAGACCGTGGTGACCTTCGGCCGCATACATGCGCTCGTAAACAACGCCGGCATCCGCATGGTGGCGCCCGTGTGGGAGACCGACACGGAAACCTGGGACGGCATGATGGCCGTCAACCTGCGCGGCGAATTTCTCTGCACCCGGGAAGTGCTGCGGCAAAGCATGCTGGAGCACGATGAGGGCCGGCTCATCTTCATCTCCTCCATAGCGGGCCGGCGCGGCGCCCCGCACAGTTGCGCCTACAGCGCCACCAAGTGGGGCATCCTGGGTCTCGCCCATTCCACGGCGCAGGACCTGAAGGACACATCCATCAGGGTGACCGCGATCACGCCGGGGCGCATCGAGACTCCCATGGCGCACGAGTCCGAACAATGGGACCCGGAACGGGGCTGGCTGGGCCCCGATGCGGTGGCGCGCGCGGTCGCCTTCTGCCTGAGCCAGGACCCGGACACCATCATCCCCGAATTCCACCTGCACCACCAGGCTGAGTTGTAA
- a CDS encoding hydantoinase/oxoprolinase family protein — translation MAARLTFAADTGGTFTDLVVNSAGGAARLYKRPTTPADPVIGLFDTLGAAADDMNSSVTDLLERSDLFVFGTTLATNAIVTSSTARTALLISEGHPDILLLREGGGRRTLFDYSQEYPEPYIPRALTFEIRERLSAEGEVLTALDERQVLEVIARLRESGVEAVAVCLLWSIINDEHETRIGELLAGELPDVPYTLSSRLNPSVREYRRASSTAIDASLKPLMSRFFRHLEEELRSNGFTGRLLIMTSSGGVLDAGHVAETPIHSIGSGPAGAPVAGRHFAALDGGGMTTAIVTDAGGTTFDVSVLRGGEIPTTRETMVGDQKAGYITGFPSVDVRSVGAGGGSIAWVDSGGMLHVGPISAGADPGPACYKRGGDRPTVTDACLVLGYLDPDYFLGGEIEVAIEPAADVITRHVVEPLGLNLNEAASAILTLATERMVTAIEEITLNQGIDPRQGLLIGGGGGGGLYCTGIAHRLGCWPVLIPSASAALSATGAMLSDLRATYTATELMSARVFDRERANAVLDGLHAQCREFCDGPGAGSIRSEISFSVEARYQEQVWEIEVPLARPEFNSDEDITALVESFHDTHDALFAVRDTGSDVEVLTWVAHVSCALQDADALKPPSAPGRSGAGGTRKAYFPVQGVIDTPVYQVQDLETGRRYPGPLLVESPVTTLVVDARSEVARSANESLLIYPLE, via the coding sequence ATGGCGGCCCGCCTGACCTTCGCGGCAGACACCGGCGGCACTTTTACGGACCTGGTCGTCAACAGCGCCGGCGGCGCGGCGCGCCTGTACAAGCGCCCCACCACGCCGGCCGACCCGGTGATCGGCCTGTTCGATACGCTCGGCGCGGCAGCGGACGACATGAACAGTTCCGTCACGGACCTGCTGGAACGCAGCGACCTGTTCGTGTTCGGCACCACCCTGGCAACCAACGCCATCGTCACCAGCAGTACCGCCCGCACCGCGCTGCTTATCTCCGAGGGCCACCCGGACATCCTGCTGCTGCGCGAGGGCGGCGGGCGCCGCACCCTGTTCGACTACAGCCAGGAGTACCCGGAACCCTATATCCCGCGGGCGCTGACGTTCGAGATCCGCGAACGCCTTTCCGCGGAAGGCGAAGTGCTCACCGCGCTGGATGAACGGCAGGTGCTGGAAGTGATCGCCCGCCTGCGCGAGAGTGGGGTTGAAGCCGTCGCCGTGTGCCTGTTGTGGTCGATAATCAACGACGAACATGAGACCCGGATCGGCGAACTGCTCGCCGGGGAGTTGCCGGACGTGCCCTATACCCTGTCCAGCCGGCTCAACCCATCGGTTCGCGAATACCGGCGCGCCTCGTCGACCGCCATAGACGCCTCGCTGAAACCGCTGATGAGCCGTTTCTTCCGCCACCTGGAAGAAGAACTGAGGAGCAACGGCTTTACCGGGCGGCTGCTGATCATGACGTCATCCGGCGGCGTGCTCGATGCAGGGCACGTGGCGGAGACCCCCATCCATTCCATCGGGTCGGGGCCGGCCGGGGCGCCGGTCGCCGGGCGGCATTTTGCCGCGCTGGACGGCGGAGGAATGACGACGGCCATCGTCACCGACGCCGGCGGCACTACTTTCGACGTCAGCGTGCTGCGCGGCGGCGAGATCCCGACGACGCGCGAGACCATGGTCGGCGACCAGAAGGCCGGCTACATCACCGGTTTTCCGTCCGTGGACGTGCGCAGCGTCGGCGCCGGCGGCGGCAGCATCGCCTGGGTGGACTCGGGCGGCATGTTGCACGTCGGGCCCATCAGCGCGGGGGCCGATCCCGGTCCTGCCTGTTACAAACGCGGCGGCGACCGGCCGACGGTGACCGACGCCTGTCTCGTGCTGGGGTACCTGGACCCGGATTACTTCCTGGGCGGCGAGATTGAAGTGGCAATCGAACCGGCCGCCGATGTTATCACCCGCCACGTTGTAGAACCGCTGGGGCTGAACCTGAACGAGGCAGCTTCCGCGATCCTGACCCTGGCGACGGAACGCATGGTCACCGCCATCGAGGAAATCACCCTCAACCAGGGCATCGACCCGCGCCAGGGACTGCTGATCGGCGGGGGCGGGGGCGGGGGTCTTTACTGTACCGGCATCGCGCACCGGCTCGGCTGTTGGCCGGTGCTGATCCCCAGCGCTTCCGCGGCGCTGAGCGCCACCGGCGCAATGCTGTCGGACCTGCGCGCCACCTACACCGCGACCGAACTCATGTCCGCCAGGGTATTCGACCGTGAACGGGCCAATGCCGTGCTGGACGGCCTGCACGCCCAGTGCCGGGAGTTCTGCGACGGACCGGGCGCCGGTTCGATTCGTTCCGAAATCAGTTTCTCCGTGGAAGCCCGTTACCAGGAACAGGTGTGGGAAATCGAAGTGCCGCTGGCGCGCCCGGAATTCAACTCCGATGAGGATATCACCGCCCTGGTGGAGAGCTTCCACGACACCCATGACGCGCTGTTCGCGGTACGCGACACGGGCTCGGACGTAGAGGTATTGACCTGGGTGGCGCACGTCAGTTGCGCCCTGCAGGATGCGGATGCCCTGAAACCGCCTTCGGCGCCGGGGCGAAGCGGCGCAGGAGGCACACGCAAGGCCTATTTCCCGGTCCAGGGCGTCATCGACACGCCGGTATACCAGGTGCAGGACCTGGAAACAGGGCGCCGTTACCCCGGTCCGTTGCTGGTCGAGTCGCCGGTAACGACACTGGTGGTCGATGCCCGGTCGGAGGTGGCTCGCAGCGCCAACGAATCCCTGCTGATTTATCCCCTGGAGTGA
- a CDS encoding hydantoinase B/oxoprolinase family protein codes for MNRKTSILDGHQLALLNNRFDGIVRAMTNTLLRTARSAILNTARDFSCCILTADHEMLAMAESLPIHVMSGPDLMAQWMVRFNPELRRGDAFLHNSPYHGNSHAADWTILVPVMDDSGRHRFTVIAKAHLADCGNAIPTTYSAAARDVYEEGALIFPCVKVQEDYRDREDVLRMAQVRIRVPELWHGDFLALLGAVRIGERKLLELLQEMDGEELAAYPAEWFDYSERLMIDAIRRLPSGETTTSGWHDPIPGALPDGLEVRAHLKVDSDAARIEVDLTDNPDCQPCGLNLTESTARTAAMMGVFTGLGSVVPSNAGSFRRLRVHLRENCVVGIPKHPYSCSVATTNLSELLANCVVRALAGLGDGHGMAATGKASPAATAVISGTDNRPGRGPFVNQLWLGFTAGAAGPVADGWLTILGLGAAGFLRRDSIEILEMKYPVLIHSEHILRDSEGAGRYCGSPALQVEFGSLDCELTAVWLSEGTNYEAIGVQGGENGCLARQYVRYSEGEVSDPLGTYEQVTVKPGERVVSIGSGGAGYGPPGTRDPDRVARDVQRGWVSPERARETYRVALNEDGAIDAAQTAALRNG; via the coding sequence ATGAACAGAAAAACCAGTATTCTTGACGGGCACCAGCTCGCACTGCTGAACAACCGTTTCGACGGCATCGTGCGGGCGATGACCAATACCCTGTTGCGTACCGCCCGTTCCGCCATCCTGAACACGGCGCGGGACTTTTCCTGCTGTATCCTGACCGCCGATCATGAGATGCTGGCCATGGCCGAGAGCCTGCCGATCCACGTCATGAGCGGCCCGGACCTGATGGCGCAATGGATGGTGCGCTTCAACCCGGAACTCAGGCGCGGCGACGCCTTCCTGCACAACTCTCCCTACCACGGAAATTCCCATGCGGCCGACTGGACCATACTCGTCCCGGTCATGGATGACTCCGGCCGGCACCGCTTCACCGTCATCGCCAAGGCGCACCTGGCCGATTGCGGGAACGCGATACCCACCACCTACTCGGCGGCGGCGCGGGACGTTTACGAAGAAGGCGCGCTGATATTTCCCTGCGTGAAGGTACAGGAAGACTACCGGGACCGGGAGGACGTGCTGCGCATGGCGCAGGTCCGGATCCGGGTGCCCGAGCTGTGGCACGGCGACTTCCTCGCCCTGCTGGGCGCGGTCCGGATCGGCGAACGCAAACTGCTGGAACTGCTGCAGGAGATGGACGGGGAAGAACTCGCCGCATACCCTGCCGAATGGTTCGATTACAGCGAGCGCCTGATGATCGATGCGATCCGGCGCCTGCCCTCGGGGGAAACGACCACCTCCGGCTGGCACGATCCTATCCCGGGCGCCTTGCCGGACGGTCTTGAAGTGAGGGCGCATCTCAAGGTCGACAGCGACGCCGCGCGCATCGAGGTGGACCTGACCGACAACCCGGATTGCCAGCCCTGCGGCCTGAACCTGACCGAATCGACCGCGCGCACCGCGGCGATGATGGGCGTGTTCACCGGGCTGGGCTCCGTGGTGCCGTCCAACGCGGGCAGCTTCCGCCGCCTGCGCGTGCACCTGCGCGAGAACTGCGTGGTCGGGATTCCGAAACACCCGTACAGTTGCTCGGTGGCGACCACCAACCTCTCCGAACTGCTCGCCAACTGCGTGGTACGCGCCCTTGCCGGACTCGGTGACGGCCACGGCATGGCCGCGACGGGCAAGGCCTCGCCGGCGGCCACGGCGGTGATATCGGGCACCGACAACCGTCCCGGGCGCGGACCGTTCGTGAACCAGTTGTGGCTCGGCTTCACGGCCGGGGCCGCCGGACCCGTTGCCGACGGCTGGCTGACCATCCTCGGACTGGGCGCCGCCGGGTTCCTGCGCCGCGACAGCATCGAGATACTGGAAATGAAATATCCCGTGCTGATCCACTCCGAACACATCCTGCGCGACAGCGAGGGCGCCGGACGCTACTGTGGCTCACCGGCCCTGCAGGTCGAGTTCGGCTCGCTGGACTGTGAACTCACGGCCGTGTGGCTGAGCGAGGGCACCAATTACGAGGCCATCGGCGTGCAGGGCGGGGAAAACGGTTGCCTGGCGCGCCAGTACGTGCGCTACAGCGAAGGAGAAGTGTCGGATCCACTGGGCACCTATGAACAGGTCACGGTCAAACCGGGAGAACGCGTCGTCTCGATAGGCAGCGGCGGGGCCGGTTACGGACCACCCGGAACACGCGATCCCGACCGGGTCGCCCGCGACGTACAGCGCGGCTGGGTATCACCGGAACGGGCGCGGGAAACCTACCGGGTGGCGCTCAATGAAGACGGCGCCATCGACGCGGCGCAAACCGCGGCGCTGCGTAACGGCTGA
- a CDS encoding 4Fe-4S dicluster domain-containing protein: MKLYDTPSAENLPAYQARPVSGNDINGRGLKEKVRPRRVFHATWIRELPWTGMNDFFLMNNSWSIMLQALRNRWLMRRCAGPVAKRRVEVDDPVEMARKLKQKAQELGAGIVGITEMEPNDLYGDMELKYKYAICIGIPMRREEMLHVPHERSGLEVQRVYGEVARVAVELAEYIRAMGWPAHAYGDPRSTEALQIPMAVRAGLGELGKHGSMISKEYGSNFRLSAVATDIPLSLDGPVDIGVDDLCLGCRRCTIDCPPDAILDDKQWVRGEYRWYVDFDKCVPYFSTTFGCAICIEVCPWSEPGRGPKLSQMLLAKRDKKERQAPA; encoded by the coding sequence GTGAAGCTGTACGACACGCCTTCGGCGGAAAACCTGCCGGCCTACCAGGCCCGGCCCGTTTCCGGCAATGACATCAACGGCCGGGGCCTGAAGGAGAAGGTGCGCCCCAGGCGGGTGTTCCATGCCACCTGGATCAGGGAGTTGCCCTGGACCGGCATGAACGACTTTTTCCTGATGAACAATTCCTGGTCGATCATGCTCCAGGCCCTCAGGAACCGCTGGCTGATGCGCCGGTGCGCCGGGCCGGTCGCAAAACGCCGGGTTGAAGTGGATGATCCGGTTGAGATGGCCCGGAAATTGAAGCAAAAGGCGCAGGAACTGGGCGCGGGCATTGTCGGGATTACCGAAATGGAACCCAACGACCTCTACGGTGACATGGAGTTGAAGTACAAGTACGCCATCTGTATCGGCATCCCCATGCGCCGGGAGGAGATGCTGCACGTTCCCCACGAACGCTCCGGGCTGGAGGTCCAGCGCGTGTACGGGGAGGTGGCCCGGGTGGCCGTCGAACTGGCCGAATACATACGCGCCATGGGCTGGCCGGCCCACGCTTACGGCGACCCGCGCAGCACGGAAGCATTGCAGATACCCATGGCGGTCCGCGCCGGCCTGGGCGAGTTGGGCAAGCACGGCTCGATGATCTCGAAGGAATACGGCTCCAACTTCCGCCTGTCTGCCGTTGCCACTGACATCCCTCTCAGTCTGGACGGACCCGTTGATATCGGGGTGGATGACCTGTGCCTGGGGTGCCGGCGCTGCACCATCGATTGCCCGCCGGACGCCATCCTCGATGACAAGCAATGGGTACGCGGCGAATACCGCTGGTACGTGGATTTCGACAAGTGCGTGCCTTATTTCAGCACGACTTTCGGTTGCGCGATCTGCATAGAAGTCTGTCCCTGGTCGGAACCGGGCCGCGGGCCGAAGCTGTCGCAGATGCTGTTGGCGAAGAGGGATAAAAAAGAAAGGCAGGCGCCGGCCTGA
- a CDS encoding LLM class flavin-dependent oxidoreductase, whose amino-acid sequence MTSAMKRIGPRFGIWAVVYGTAASLHHPEDPPDASWARNRDLVLEAEALGIDSVLVAQHIINPFGDDFDQLETLTSCGALAAITKDIEIIAAIKPYLFHPAVLAKMALQLEEISQGRFSLNFVNAWYLPEFRKAGIPFPPHDERYTYGGEWLRVVRKLISGERVTVDGDNFKLDGYQFKPASKWRPRPLLYSGGESEAALNLTVELCDTWFMFGQPLEDVAGKINGMRKRPRNGTPLSYGVSAFPFARPTQSEAEEALAYAFELREKDREVYEALHRNADPEVVTSKVIAKAPGIGVGNGTGCGFTGSYDEVARRITAFHNAGVEIILLEFQPFEREMRRFAEEVMPRVTRLCSLK is encoded by the coding sequence ATGACTTCAGCAATGAAACGCATTGGCCCCCGGTTCGGCATCTGGGCAGTTGTTTACGGTACTGCTGCATCACTCCACCATCCGGAGGACCCGCCTGACGCATCATGGGCGCGTAACCGGGATCTGGTGCTGGAAGCTGAAGCTCTCGGCATAGACTCCGTGCTGGTTGCCCAGCACATCATCAACCCCTTTGGAGATGACTTCGATCAACTGGAGACCCTGACTTCCTGCGGGGCGCTCGCAGCAATCACGAAAGATATCGAAATTATCGCGGCAATCAAACCATACCTGTTCCACCCGGCGGTGCTGGCGAAAATGGCGCTGCAACTGGAAGAGATCAGCCAGGGACGTTTTTCACTCAATTTCGTCAACGCGTGGTATCTCCCTGAGTTCCGCAAAGCGGGGATTCCTTTCCCGCCACACGACGAACGCTACACCTATGGTGGTGAATGGCTGCGCGTTGTCAGGAAGCTCATATCAGGTGAACGGGTGACCGTGGACGGGGACAACTTCAAGCTGGATGGCTACCAGTTCAAACCCGCATCGAAGTGGCGGCCGCGACCTTTACTTTACTCGGGCGGCGAGTCGGAGGCGGCGCTTAACCTCACTGTCGAGTTGTGCGACACCTGGTTCATGTTCGGGCAACCGCTGGAAGATGTCGCCGGGAAGATTAACGGCATGCGCAAGCGCCCGCGCAACGGTACGCCGCTCAGCTACGGGGTTTCAGCTTTTCCTTTTGCCCGTCCGACACAGTCCGAGGCAGAGGAGGCGCTGGCTTATGCCTTCGAACTCCGTGAAAAGGACAGGGAAGTCTATGAGGCGCTGCACAGGAATGCCGACCCGGAAGTCGTCACCTCCAAGGTGATAGCCAAGGCGCCGGGGATAGGCGTCGGCAACGGCACCGGTTGCGGGTTCACCGGCTCCTACGATGAAGTTGCAAGACGCATCACCGCCTTCCATAATGCCGGTGTTGAAATAATCCTGCTCGAATTCCAGCCGTTCGAGCGGGAGATGCGGCGTTTCGCAGAGGAAGTCATGCCGCGTGTGACGAGACTCTGCTCCTTGAAGTGA